Genomic DNA from Spirochaetota bacterium:
CGTCGATATCCTTCCCCGAACTTTTGCGGACCGAAACGGGGACGTTCATGATCTCGAGATCCTTGATAAAGCTATCCATCTCATCGTCCGTCGGCAACTCCATGCCGTGGTCACCCCTGTTGAGCGGAATGAGATTGAGCTTTATCCAGCCCTGGCGAAACATCTTTTTCAGCCGACGCGCGTCCTCCGAAGAGATATTGTCATTCCGCATGATGTATTCGAGGGTCAGCCTGTTGCGCGAGACTGGGAATTTCTTCTCGAGCAGAGCGGCTACGGTTTCGATGGGGAACCTGTTTTCGACCGGCATAAAGCGGGCGCGCTTGACCGGATCTGTATCGTTGAGCGATATGGCCAGGTTGTATGGCCGCCTCTCATCGATAAACCGCTCGATACCCGGCAATATCCCGCAGGTCGAGATGGTGATCTTCCTTACCGAAAGGTGAAAGCCAAAGCTGTAGTTCATGATGTCGGCGGCGAGGAGCGTGTTGTCGTAGTTGAGAAAGGGCTCGCCCATCCCCATGAAGACCACGTTGTTGTTGCGGACACCCGACAGGCGTCGCACGAGGCAGAGCTGGTCGAGAATCTCCGCCGGCTCGAGGTTGCGTTTGAATCCTACGCGCGCCGTCTGGCAGAAGCCGCAGCCCATGGGACACCCCACCTGCGAGGAAACGCACACGGTGAGCCGACCCTCGTCGGTGCCATCCCTGCGAATGAGGACCGATTCGATATAGTGCCCATCGCGTGTTTTGAAAAGAAACTTCTCCGTACCGTCCAGGGCCGAGACCAG
This window encodes:
- the rlmN gene encoding 23S rRNA (adenine(2503)-C(2))-methyltransferase RlmN codes for the protein DMPEMNKTSIKNLAIDAVEQVFASLGEKPYRAKQLFNWLYEKNVESFHDMTNFSKELRQALDDRYYLSALEPEDRLVSALDGTEKFLFKTRDGHYIESVLIRRDGTDEGRLTVCVSSQVGCPMGCGFCQTARVGFKRNLEPAEILDQLCLVRRLSGVRNNNVVFMGMGEPFLNYDNTLLAADIMNYSFGFHLSVRKITISTCGILPGIERFIDERRPYNLAISLNDTDPVKRARFMPVENRFPIETVAALLEKKFPVSRNRLTLEYIMRNDNISSEDARRLKKMFRQGWIKLNLIPLNRGDHGMELPTDDEMDSFIKDLEIMNVPVSVRKSSGKDIDGACGQLSGRRYHKAGRPDAGVR